CAATCAcgagtattaatattaaatcatttattcatttctaaattacaaacgaacgaacgaacgaacaaaCGAATTCGTTCGCTTTGGAGTCATTTTCagcgtaaaaaattaaaaaaattaaaaaattctagccGTCATTAGTCACTGAAAACGGGAAGCAGttaagaaaaaagtgtttcaatacgtagtaatcagtttattgcaACACTTTATCAGTTCCTTCTCTCAAGGGACGTGCTTCTCAACACACTcgaaagttttttaaaaattttatcgatacTCTCCACGCTACCTATTGTGTGTGCGCCTGTAAAGCGAAATACTATGATTAATTCTCTCGAATTTCCGGAAAAGATAATCGAATCAAGTAATAATTGAATACCACTGATGCAGCGAATCGTTGCGCCTCAGTTGTATTTCATTACATTACGTAATCGCGTTCCCCTGCGATCTTCCGCAGCGTCCACCGAGTCGTCGAAGACCGCGCTGCAAACCATGACGTCCGTGACAGGCGCTTTGGTGCCGGACGCAGCTCTGGTTACCACGCTGCACTATTACCCTCAAGCGCCGGCGCTGGTGCAAATCAGCCAGGCCGAGCCTACAACTACGCACTGCAGGTCACAGGTAGGTAACATCACCTTTCACCAGGTTTAAACAGCGTACGCGCGCCTATACCGAAGCGCGGTATGCAGCGCACAACGCGAATTATTGcgcgaccgaccgaccgaccgaccggcaGGCCGGCCGGTGCAATATCTATGCAGATAGCGATGCAAATCGGGTTTGCCCATGATTAATACAATGTGCCACAACGTTTCCACATTATGCGAATGGCTGGACCGCGCCCGGAGTTTGACGTAATTACCGCTGCACTCCACCGCACCCGCCTCCCCTCTCCCGTTTCCGCCCAAAGGTCTTTCTCTTTTAGTTTTCCTCGCGTGAAACAAATCTAACGATATCTGTGCTCGACATCGAAGCAACAaaatcttcaatttaaaaaaaattagagaacCCTGTCGCctattagagaaaaaaaagtgttcTTGACGCGTCCTTCTactattttctataatttttatgtgcGACGAGTTAGAGAGgactttgataataataaaaaaatgagagaaataTTCCTTAATAGACTCCGAAAATTTGTTAAGTATGTATAAGAACGAAATTTTCGCGAAGGCCACCTCGCCGGTCTTGTGTCTGACACCACCCCCGGAAATACCAGCGGCGATTCATACGATCGAACCATCGTCATTCGGGGTTCAGGATGCTTCGAATCAAACCGACGCGCCCGAGGATACCGAGGAGAAGCAGGAGACTCTCGTGAAGCAGGAGCAAAATCTAAGCCCGTGCCAGGTCGTGTCCCAATCCACGGGGACGAATCTACCCGCCGCCGCGAATTTCGAGATCGTGCCATCGCCGACGGAGAGGATCTGCAATGTCGTTAGAATCACGACAACTACGACTACGGTAAATCCGACCGTGTGTGGCATCGTGACCAAAGTGGACAAGGCGGAAAATACGATCATCAACATGGCCGACTGCGCCAAGTATTCGGCGAAAGACGGAAGAAGTCTCGCGAAAGCGACTGCGCAGGACTCCTCGCGTGTCGACGAGGAGGTTTGTAAGGACGAAAAGATGACGCCTATCTGCAGCAGGGGCGGCAGGTTCGGTGCTAGGATCATCGAGATCACCGAAGAGAACTGTGATAGCTTCCACGAGAACCTGGAGTTCTTCGCAAGGAGAAGAGACGTCAGCGCGGATCAGCATGATCATCGAGATGAGTACTCTAAGGACGAGGAGAACGTTGCACAAAAGCCTATCAGTCATGAAAAGGAGGTGAGctttcgattatttaaaattttctatataccccatatacgatttttttcttgtatCCTGTTTCATTCTGGTGTATAACATCTAGAATTGTCCTACTTTTCAGATCGAATCGAAGATCAACGACGCTTCGAAGAACATCGAAGTTCATCAAACGTGTCTTAAAACATCGGAACCGCCGCCAATCGTCAACGAAGCAAAGTCGGACGTAGTCGATTCAACGGACTCGTCGAGAATCAATTGCGAGAGTTGCGACAAGGAGCGAAATATCTCGAGCAGCGAAGCCCGACCTCAGATCACGGTTAAGTCTTTCGACATGCCTAATATCGATTGCGACGATCAAGAGGTGCAACAAGTAGCTATCAAGCAAGAAGCCGATGACAGCAGCTGCTACGAGGTATGCTACGAATCGTCTCAGTGCGAGCCAACGTCCACTAGCGAAAGGTGCAGATCGACGCAGGATACGACGAAAAGACACTCCGTGGAGAAGCCCCACCATCCGGGTATCGAGAACGTGGTGGAGAAGCTGAAGAAAAATGCGGCGGCTCTGCAAGAAGCCGCGCTACCTAGCGTTCAAAAAATCGAAGAATCCGCGGAAAGGTCGAACGTGGAGAACGTCAAGCCGCGCGTCAGGTACTCCGAGACGATACCGAAGAAGTTGCATTTTTTAAGATCATGCCAGAGCTCCCTGGAGAGTGGCGCGATCGATACCGAGATCTCTTCCTCGCAAACCGCGATGTCGGAGCAGCAGCTTAAAGATCAATCGGGACGGCATTCGCCTCAAAACGACAGACATATGGCCAGTAGCGAGTGCCTGCTTAACGAGAACAATAACGACAGCAGGAGTAACAACAATAATATCAAGGTGCTCGAGGATAAAACATTGTTGGCGAAGAACGAAAAGAACGTCTCCCATGATATTACGGCTTACATCAAGCCCAAGACTGTCTGGCGCTGCGAGGTGCAACCATTCGAAAAGTCTAACGTAACTCGTAAACCGGATCAACACGTCGAAGACACGTCTACGGAGACAAAGTCAAGATTACAGAAACAAAAACCAACCATTGATGTGAGCGGTCTCGAATTATTGTCAAACAGCATCGAACAGTTGGAACAACGAGTCGGCCAGCCGGAGCATCTGCAACTGGACACGGACGTCGAGAAGTCACCCGTTAGAAGCAAACTCGTAAGTCAGCAAAGTGAGAGTAATAATAACAACGTCGGTAGTCCTCTCGGCTTACTCTGTGCACTAGCCGAACAGATTATGGAGGTGGGCGACAAGGTCCCCCGGAAATTGAATCTTGAAAGTTCGGAGGAAATCTCGCACGCTGGTCGGTTACTGTTGAACCTGGGCAGAAGCAGCTCTCTCGACCAAGATGAGAGCAAAAGAAAGTACGTTGAGATCGATGACCATCGCTCCAAACGATTCAAGCTCCATGATCGCGAGGAGGAAGCTAAGAGCGCGTCGTTGAATTATCGCGAGGAAGATATTAAAGAACAGACGATGGAAATTAATGAAGGAAAACAGGATGCTCTGCAATCGAAAGAGAGCATCGAGGATATCGATAATTTCTGTAAGGAGGAAATCAATAAGATCGCCGATGAAAAAACTATTGGCTTGGAAGAACAATCTCTCAATAGTAGAGAAGATGATGAAGATTGTTACGCCAATGAAAAAGCTGTTAAAACCCTTCAAGTTCTCTCGAAtgaaatatctaataatttaccAAATAACGATAAGATCGTGAAAGAGGACAACCTGTCGGATTCGGAGGGCGAAATGTTCGAGTCAAAAGTCCTATCTGAGCAGTCAACGAGTTGCGAAATTAGAAATAACAAGCGTAAAATGTCCGTCGAAGAGAGAGACGGCCACGACTACAAAAACGCGCGAACAAAGTTGGAGGCGAAGAAGTTCATAGCCAGGAAAGGAAATCGCGATAACGAGGACGACTGGCCGAGCATGGACGCCGCAGAACTTGATATGAGAGTCAGGATGGCTGACATTCAAAGACAATACAGAGAGAAACAGAAGGAGCTTTCCAAGTTGATTCCTAAGAAGGATGACAAGAAAAACTCTGGTAGACCGCGGAAAAAGAGTCATTCTTCCACTAGGTAAGTGTGAATCGAAATATGTAATGAATTCATTTTATGTAATATGGAGAACtcgatatttaatatatacatgatttattttgagataataaatataaataaaaaaagaattaaaaaaggtCATAAAAACGAGCTTGATTAAGATGTGAATTAAACCAACTATTTGTTGATGCATACAATCAAAATAATGCGGTATGTTTCGATTTAGTTATAATCAGCCGCTGACAGACCGAAAAGTAAATACACGTATTTAATTACTAAAGAGTAATAAACCATTGGAAAAGATAGTcacaaagaaaaaagagaaaagccacaataaaaaaagtaggataaataatttaaatatatgtaaataacaatgcaaatgtgaattaaaattgaaacaatgtaaaaattgctTTTCTCGGTAAGTCAGTTACAATTAAATGATGTCGATAAATTCAAAAACGAGAAAAAGTGAAGTCAGAAAGATAAAACTTCGAAACGAAAACTTGTCGCAAAATTTGCCGTCCAAATATTGCAATTCGTGCCcgattaatttacatttgacataaaactgtaaatagattcttatttttgtttactcgcTGTACTTTCAACGCTCAAACACGACATCACGTACTGGCTGTCGAGaatcaaaacaaaacaaaaattgttcGACTGACATTCGACAGTCTCATTTGCTCTTTGTACGAAAAGCAAGAAGTTTGCCAAACGCATTGGACGTATACGTTTCAATAATCTATTTGGCTAAAGTAAGTCACGCTTTTCAATCTTTATCATCTTGACCCtacataattattcaattattaaccctttttaatattattccttTTAATGTTGTTTATTAATCCGTTTAATAATCATATACATTTAATGCTACGTCAATTTTAAATGTATCGGACACAAATTGTagaattttaactttaacaaattttctGACGCCGTTCAAAGTTTTAACTttctaattccattttttttacctttgaaCGAAAAATCAGAGTGACGACacatattagttttaatttttaatttactgacTTTATTTAATCATAACCGACTTATCATGAAAAGCGCTTTTTCACTTTGTCTCAATTTTAATACACATGACATTTTcgtcattatttatattcatattacttgtgtattttttatttttttggattttctccttcttttttttgGTTATCTTTTTTAAcggtttattatttttgagtaatcaaatacatgtatttatttttgtattcattttatctCAACGGCTGATGAGTCGAAACAAAAcacattattttgattatacaGACCAATAAATTGTTGGTTTAACTCACATTTTAATCAAGCTCGGTTTTTGACCTTCCTTAATTCTTCTCTGCTTAGCTAATTTTCGAGTCTAATTTGATCTTTAATAGACGTAAgatatcaattattttcttgTCAAATTTGATAGAAAGATATAAGTTAAATTTGATAGAAAGATAAGTTTCTTCGTCTTTAAGAATCcattaagttaataaattttacatacagaTTTTATATTGCAACCCAGATAATACGATTATTAACGATTTCTTCAGCTCCGATCACGGAACGATGTCATCGCCACTCGGACTAGATCATATGACCTCCCCGCAAAAGTCACCCTCGAGATCACCAGAGCCTGGCGCATCCTCGCCGTTAGCTTCAGCTGTTCTAACCATGCCGAAGTGCAACGTGAATCTCGTGAAAATCGGCGAGACCAGAAGCCATATAAAACTTTTGGATAACATTCCCAGTATTCCGATATCAGGATCGCCTGTGACATTGACGATGCCGGTGTTACCTTGTCCCAGCAATGAAGCACCGGAGGATGATGATAAGAGCACGGGAACGGTACGTAGATTCATGTCTTTCCAGatcattgtatttattaacgtattaattttcttacttattcatttatttattgctgTTCAAATCTTATTAACAATGTAACGTAAAAAGCATGGCGAGTCTAGAAATTTGACAAATTccctatttatttttattttttagctgGCCTATGACACGTCATCACCAGCACCGACTGTCGCAAGCTCGACTTCTGCTTCCAAAAAGAGAAAAGTGGGACGACCGCGGAAGCTCACTTGCACCTCGGGCAGCGCCAGACACTTGACGGAGACAATTGTCGCTAAGAAACCCAAGAGCAAGAGTTCTCTAGTGGGTTACGTATTGTCCTCAAAGAACAGACATCTACAGACGAAGGTAACTCGTTAAGAttcatctttttaaaatttctaaacatGCGTCATATATTATGGATTTTACTAAAATGCCGTTTTCGTTTTCAGCAATGCATAAATAGTAAAACTAGCTATACTCCGTTGCCATTTAAATCGGGAGTCTCTTCCCCGAAGCCACAACAAGCCAAGATGCAAAAAGTTGCGAAAATGAAGACAAAGCCGGCAAAGCAAACTCCGCTGCACAACAAAAATGTAATCAGCTCGATTATTGCCGAGAAAGCCAAGCTAAGTCAAGAGGTGAAGCTTGAGAAGCATAGCAGTAAAATAAAACCGAAGCTTAAAGCGGAGGTAAAGGTGAAAAATTGGGAAGATGACGAGAACGATACGGTACAATCCGAAAACATTGTCCCGGAGAGTAAGGAAGAACCCATAGTTGAAAAACCTGAGAAGGTAATAAAACCATTCCTACACTTTtcacaaatttcataaaaaaaaaaaaaccatacaacgttttttaatcgtaaaattttatctatgtatCAGGAGACGTCGATAGAATCTGCGGAGCAATCGGAAAAGGAGCCGGAAAAGCCGCGACATGAGaaatcgaagaagaagaagcggaAATCGCAATCGCCGAATCATGACAGGAAGGAGTCCAAGAGGCGCAAGTCCCTGGAATGCAAGCAGTGCGCCAAGGCAGCCGCTGCGAGAACATCCGACAGCATTGTCAACCGCTGCAAGTTGACGCCCGCTCATCTGGCCATCGATCAGCTGCGAGTTCTCATGGCGATAGGCGGTCTCTTTTACGCGGGCAAACTGAGCGCCGTGCAGGCGCCTGATGTTTACGCCATCACGCTGGATGGCGAGCGTGGAAATAGACCGCATATTCATTCCCGAGAAGAGATCCTGAAAGACGCGGTAATAGGTCTAAGGCTCGACTTGACACTCGGAGCCAATTCTTTCAATCGACATCGACTTACTGTAACTCGTTGCCTTATAACGAAGATTAGATTACGATCCAAACGAAATAAACACCAGGTGCAGATTCAaatccaaatttaataaatataagacTGATTCTCGTGTTCATCAATAACCTGGCCAATTATGCATATCGTTACataaaagaatcaattttgGTACACAaaactcgtaaaaaaaaaacgttatacgGCAACGAGTTAACACGTATGCACAtgcaaattgaattatttaaagaaacacgaatgaatttaaaaatgttaatattactaaatacaAAAGGCTTATTAGTTAGTATTATAAATCAGATTATAACGAATGATTCTCACTTTTCAGCAGTTATTAACGCTCATTATCATTAACATAACAGAAAAATTagcaaagaaataattaattcttttaaaagagagagaaagaaaaaatataaaaaacgtataataaaataccgcaagagtaaaaatatttgatcatgTAGATCGTGGAAGTGTGTCCGACTTCGACGAAAGAATTACCACCCGGTACGAGACTATGCGCGTATTGGAGCCAACAGTACAGGTGTTTGTACCCAGGAACTTCCGTAAAACCTATGGTGCCTGATCCGCAGCACGACGAGAAATTCGTCACTGTGGAATTCGATGATGGGGACAGCGGTTTAATCGTCTTGGAAGACATCAGACTTTTGCAGCCTAATTATCCTGTCGTAGGCACGTGTCTCACGTATTTTTCTACGTTACTTAAACCAGGATTTCGTCCTGTTATACAAGTAAAATCGAGCTTAtctctcattttaatttttatttacagtgTACGATCCGAATCCTCTACTCTCACTGGGCAAACGACGACGGCAAACATCTTCAGAAGACAAGCGTTCCACGAGCAATCCGAGCGCTTCGTCAACTGGTCAGAACGTTCCATCGGCATCTCGAAGTGTGGCAGCTGGCAACAACAGCTTCGCCACGGGTACTTACGTCTCTAACGTAGAATTGGCGAACGTCAACGAAGGCGCCGACGCGGAGACCGAAACAAATGTCGAAACGAGTAGTACGAGCGGTACGGAGTACCGCAAAAAGAAGCacatgaagaaaataaaaaagaaccgAAAGCTACTCGAGGCTCAAGAAGGCAAAAAGAAGCACAGGAAACACAGGTCCTGCAAGGAGCATCGAAAACACAAGCACAGAAAACATCGAAAGCACAAACACAGGCATCACGGAAGTATTAGTGACGCAAATGGCAGCACAAGGTACGTATATATCATAACCTGTTGGCTTTACATCCAACTTGTACATTACATCGCAAACTATATCGAAGATGAAGAAAGTTTCATTTAGAGCGTTTTACGCGTATGAATAATACAAACGGAAAGTATAAACCGATATTTaagttcattttattattataatttcttgcGTGAATACGAGATCATATTATCATTACAAATtgtgaattaattttactttcatcggaggttttctatctttatcaagaaatataaaatatttttttagcaatCGAGAGAACAGCTGGGAGCAACAGAATGAGGAAGAAGCAAATACAGATTTACCGAACACAAGTGCTTCCACTATCGAGGAGCTGAGATTGTCGGAAGAAGAGGACGAAACT
The Solenopsis invicta isolate M01_SB chromosome 16, UNIL_Sinv_3.0, whole genome shotgun sequence genome window above contains:
- the LOC105204830 gene encoding uncharacterized protein LOC105204830 isoform X5; translation: MAFSTCAAQSGSQSTVPGHTTSGRYACARSQSRCEPLRTVLVIPEQPMPARAYHATHKVSESVFSAAVGVGVGGYTWGAPTPPPGSPYSPVPVTQLELLAKNLANLAPAAATSQQALSLQGVGVNVAGSLHHAQHTQHTQHTLNLTGIHHLHHGGLHQNTFSPQLSLVTGAPTLTINNFSSPNSSHGIAPTTGVLLQEYQPPIGATAAATGCTVTVNGSSCLTNTSSTASGMMVHGGIGGGGNQAIGNQIAVHATKKREAFLSSQGQPVKLENKSTRTSCLCRNSNGKTKVVHSDVGCSRTLPVVSSWNGQDSNAGANNSGASLTVKREPLASVPCQVAEVSTSLHATTTSVKIEPVPHKSENGIAVSNAGAGGIPVGIAVARQRLQHQETSTSMRNVSLSHHTSHHATSYHHFQPDSLGSSTAMAVGGTTLVHCGPGGEDRAAHLAAIPSGALAPSLSLNSSLNSSLNSTLGSIGGGPAAAADTAAAAWPPTLWQYPATAAAAMPTEPVGFPQMGSGLQGGLQLVRDPTTGHILLIHAAEQMQQALVWPNYSNHNSNVAPPPLLLPPPPPSIQLLGDIGGARLVLTENKRKQQSALPIVKIETECSNSPTTIITSTESSKTALQTMTSVTGALVPDAALVTTLHYYPQAPALVQISQAEPTTTHCRSQATSPVLCLTPPPEIPAAIHTIEPSSFGVQDASNQTDAPEDTEEKQETLVKQEQNLSPCQVVSQSTGTNLPAAANFEIVPSPTERICNVVRITTTTTTVNPTVCGIVTKVDKAENTIINMADCAKYSAKDGRSLAKATAQDSSRVDEEVCKDEKMTPICSRGGRFGARIIEITEENCDSFHENLEFFARRRDVSADQHDHRDEYSKDEENVAQKPISHEKEIESKINDASKNIEVHQTCLKTSEPPPIVNEAKSDVVDSTDSSRINCESCDKERNISSSEARPQITVKSFDMPNIDCDDQEVQQVAIKQEADDSSCYEVCYESSQCEPTSTSERCRSTQDTTKRHSVEKPHHPGIENVVEKLKKNAAALQEAALPSVQKIEESAERSNVENVKPRVRYSETIPKKLHFLRSCQSSLESGAIDTEISSSQTAMSEQQLKDQSGRHSPQNDRHMASSECLLNENNNDSRSNNNNIKVLEDKTLLAKNEKNVSHDITAYIKPKTVWRCEVQPFEKSNVTRKPDQHVEDTSTETKSRLQKQKPTIDVSGLELLSNSIEQLEQRVGQPEHLQLDTDVEKSPVRSKLVSQQSESNNNNVGSPLGLLCALAEQIMEVGDKVPRKLNLESSEEISHAGRLLLNLGRSSSLDQDESKRKYVEIDDHRSKRFKLHDREEEAKSASLNYREEDIKEQTMEINEGKQDALQSKESIEDIDNFCKEEINKIADEKTIGLEEQSLNSREDDEDCYANEKAVKTLQVLSNEISNNLPNNDKIVKEDNLSDSEGEMFESKVLSEQSTSCEIRNNKRKMSVEERDGHDYKNARTKLEAKKFIARKGNRDNEDDWPSMDAAELDMRVRMADIQRQYREKQKELSKLIPKKDDKKNSGRPRKKSHSSTSSDHGTMSSPLGLDHMTSPQKSPSRSPEPGASSPLASAVLTMPKCNVNLVKIGETRSHIKLLDNIPSIPISGSPVTLTMPVLPCPSNEAPEDDDKSTGTLAYDTSSPAPTVASSTSASKKRKVGRPRKLTCTSGSARHLTETIVAKKPKSKSSLVGYVLSSKNRHLQTKQCINSKTSYTPLPFKSGVSSPKPQQAKMQKVAKMKTKPAKQTPLHNKNVISSIIAEKAKLSQEVKLEKHSSKIKPKLKAEVKVKNWEDDENDTVQSENIVPESKEEPIVEKPEKETSIESAEQSEKEPEKPRHEKSKKKKRKSQSPNHDRKESKRRKSLECKQCAKAAAARTSDSIVNRCKLTPAHLAIDQLRVLMAIGGLFYAGKLSAVQAPDVYAITLDGERGNRPHIHSREEILKDAIVEVCPTSTKELPPGTRLCAYWSQQYRCLYPGTSVKPMVPDPQHDEKFVTVEFDDGDSGLIVLEDIRLLQPNYPVVVYDPNPLLSLGKRRRQTSSEDKRSTSNPSASSTGQNVPSASRSVAAGNNSFATGTYVSNVELANVNEGADAETETNVETSSTSGTEYRKKKHMKKIKKNRKLLEAQEGKKKHRKHRSCKEHRKHKHRKHRKHKHRHHGSISDANGSTSNRENSWEQQNEEEANTDLPNTSASTIEELRLSEEEDETEESVTVEKTNEAQVELEEPPKPKDDDVQMTSESSEQQTEPEEEEPSEPIQQTIQEESEEPSELDQACDETQPESEEFSENVQTNDEEPPEESPESVEKKVKIQKTSRASTNRASVNRTSAVRGSTSRASANRVSTNRTTANRALTRHAATAQATTSQASTSSGPASRVSKNRASNQTTTQPNPPSSPVETPSPIARMLPNKRHWKWASTSRVSGGNQYFTAIRRGRETINIGDSVLFYSYRKPHEKPYIGKIVSLWLNQKLEMRVRSQWFYRPEELQPPCSLNPSGGLFESKHSDSNDVQTISHKVMVLPLEDYNKTLQSSHRYQKGYEDNDPYYYYAGFYTHPTVTYAPGVTAVLNE
- the LOC105204830 gene encoding uncharacterized protein LOC105204830 isoform X7; protein product: MPARAYHATHKERTISESVFSAAVGVGVGGYTWGAPTPPPGSPYSPVPVTQLELLAKNLANLAPAAATSQQALSLQGVGVNVAGSLHHAQHTQHTQHTLNLTGIHHLHHGGLHQNTFSPQLSLVTGAPTLTINNFSSPNSSHGIAPTTGVLLQEYQPPIGATAAATGCTVTVNGSSCLTNTSSTASGMMVHGGIGGGGNQAIGNQIAVHATKKREAFLSSQGQPVKLENKSTRTSCLCRNSNGKTKVVHSDVGCSRTLPVVSSWNGQDSNAGANNSGASLTVKREPLASVPCQVAEVSTSLHATTTSVKIEPVPHKSENGIAVSNAGAGGIPVGIAVARQRLQHQETSTSMRNVSLSHHTSHHATSYHHFQPDSLGSSTAMAVGGTTLVHCGPGGEDRAAHLAAIPSGALAPSLSLNSSLNSSLNSTLGSIGGGPAAAADTAAAAWPPTLWQYPATAAAAMPTEPVGFPQMGSGLQGGLQLVRDPTTGHILLIHAAEQMQQALVWPNYSNHNSNVAPPPLLLPPPPPSIQLLGDIGGARLVLTENKRKQQSALPIVKIETECSNSPTTIITSTESSKTALQTMTSVTGALVPDAALVTTLHYYPQAPALVQISQAEPTTTHCRSQATSPVLCLTPPPEIPAAIHTIEPSSFGVQDASNQTDAPEDTEEKQETLVKQEQNLSPCQVVSQSTGTNLPAAANFEIVPSPTERICNVVRITTTTTTVNPTVCGIVTKVDKAENTIINMADCAKYSAKDGRSLAKATAQDSSRVDEEVCKDEKMTPICSRGGRFGARIIEITEENCDSFHENLEFFARRRDVSADQHDHRDEYSKDEENVAQKPISHEKEIESKINDASKNIEVHQTCLKTSEPPPIVNEAKSDVVDSTDSSRINCESCDKERNISSSEARPQITVKSFDMPNIDCDDQEVQQVAIKQEADDSSCYEVCYESSQCEPTSTSERCRSTQDTTKRHSVEKPHHPGIENVVEKLKKNAAALQEAALPSVQKIEESAERSNVENVKPRVRYSETIPKKLHFLRSCQSSLESGAIDTEISSSQTAMSEQQLKDQSGRHSPQNDRHMASSECLLNENNNDSRSNNNNIKVLEDKTLLAKNEKNVSHDITAYIKPKTVWRCEVQPFEKSNVTRKPDQHVEDTSTETKSRLQKQKPTIDVSGLELLSNSIEQLEQRVGQPEHLQLDTDVEKSPVRSKLVSQQSESNNNNVGSPLGLLCALAEQIMEVGDKVPRKLNLESSEEISHAGRLLLNLGRSSSLDQDESKRKYVEIDDHRSKRFKLHDREEEAKSASLNYREEDIKEQTMEINEGKQDALQSKESIEDIDNFCKEEINKIADEKTIGLEEQSLNSREDDEDCYANEKAVKTLQVLSNEISNNLPNNDKIVKEDNLSDSEGEMFESKVLSEQSTSCEIRNNKRKMSVEERDGHDYKNARTKLEAKKFIARKGNRDNEDDWPSMDAAELDMRVRMADIQRQYREKQKELSKLIPKKDDKKNSGRPRKKSHSSTSSDHGTMSSPLGLDHMTSPQKSPSRSPEPGASSPLASAVLTMPKCNVNLVKIGETRSHIKLLDNIPSIPISGSPVTLTMPVLPCPSNEAPEDDDKSTGTLAYDTSSPAPTVASSTSASKKRKVGRPRKLTCTSGSARHLTETIVAKKPKSKSSLVGYVLSSKNRHLQTKQCINSKTSYTPLPFKSGVSSPKPQQAKMQKVAKMKTKPAKQTPLHNKNVISSIIAEKAKLSQEVKLEKHSSKIKPKLKAEVKVKNWEDDENDTVQSENIVPESKEEPIVEKPEKETSIESAEQSEKEPEKPRHEKSKKKKRKSQSPNHDRKESKRRKSLECKQCAKAAAARTSDSIVNRCKLTPAHLAIDQLRVLMAIGGLFYAGKLSAVQAPDVYAITLDGERGNRPHIHSREEILKDAIVEVCPTSTKELPPGTRLCAYWSQQYRCLYPGTSVKPMVPDPQHDEKFVTVEFDDGDSGLIVLEDIRLLQPNYPVVVYDPNPLLSLGKRRRQTSSEDKRSTSNPSASSTGQNVPSASRSVAAGNNSFATGTYVSNVELANVNEGADAETETNVETSSTSGTEYRKKKHMKKIKKNRKLLEAQEGKKKHRKHRSCKEHRKHKHRKHRKHKHRHHGSISDANGSTSNRENSWEQQNEEEANTDLPNTSASTIEELRLSEEEDETEESVTVEKTNEAQVELEEPPKPKDDDVQMTSESSEQQTEPEEEEPSEPIQQTIQEESEEPSELDQACDETQPESEEFSENVQTNDEEPPEESPESVEKKVKIQKTSRASTNRASVNRTSAVRGSTSRASANRVSTNRTTANRALTRHAATAQATTSQASTSSGPASRVSKNRASNQTTTQPNPPSSPVETPSPIARMLPNKRHWKWASTSRVSGGNQYFTAIRRGRETINIGDSVLFYSYRKPHEKPYIGKIVSLWLNQKLEMRVRSQWFYRPEELQPPCSLNPSGGLFESKHSDSNDVQTISHKVMVLPLEDYNKTLQSSHRYQKGYEDNDPYYYYAGFYTHPTVTYAPGVTAVLNE